The Desmonostoc muscorum LEGE 12446 genome includes a region encoding these proteins:
- a CDS encoding sensor histidine kinase — MYQWILPSLCEILAQNQSSVAESSPAKAERQWRVSLAATEHLLLNTLATVSGDTTQGLVLAAPAPLFSHPKLTQSLQTVTFTGKPFNPLALMPFQMPDAIAPEDYEVAPHESVLPLLPADPLGAEQFCLVFTDKFTLVLVLATHNNGKKTFSFSFEPEVVQQAWRSLGARVMLTNREFFSQLDELVQQYSPVEPDYRMVVQFSQLLLQELTETEETRDSLLGTGNKEDKENNPCPMPNPDVELLQAFAHEVRTPLTTIRTMTRLLLKRRDLAPSVINRLEIIDRECSEQIDRMELLFKAAELETSAPVKSSKTQLTPMSLDQVLQQSIPRWEQAAQRRNLTLNVVLPQQLPTVVSNPSMLDRVLTGLIENFTRSLPPGSHIQVQVIPAGDQLKLQLSPQFLCKDTNKFATPATPPIRKALGQLLMFQPETGTISLNMAATKHLFQAIGGKLIVRQRPHYGEVLTIFLPLEVSSNQQKLGIKS; from the coding sequence GTGTACCAATGGATATTGCCAAGTCTATGCGAAATCTTGGCACAAAATCAATCAAGTGTAGCTGAATCTTCACCAGCTAAAGCAGAGCGGCAGTGGCGTGTCAGCCTTGCAGCAACAGAACACTTACTATTAAATACTTTAGCAACTGTTTCAGGTGACACGACCCAAGGATTAGTTTTAGCTGCACCAGCACCTTTATTTAGTCACCCAAAACTGACTCAAAGCTTACAGACAGTAACTTTTACAGGAAAACCATTTAATCCCTTGGCGTTGATGCCATTTCAGATGCCAGATGCGATCGCACCTGAAGATTATGAAGTCGCTCCCCATGAATCGGTACTTCCTTTACTACCCGCCGATCCGCTGGGCGCAGAACAGTTTTGTTTAGTTTTTACAGATAAATTTACATTAGTACTAGTTTTAGCTACACACAATAACGGTAAAAAAACCTTTTCATTTTCTTTTGAACCAGAAGTAGTGCAGCAAGCTTGGCGATCGCTAGGAGCGCGGGTAATGCTGACTAATCGAGAATTTTTCAGCCAACTGGATGAATTAGTACAACAGTATTCTCCAGTAGAACCAGATTACCGCATGGTGGTTCAGTTTAGCCAGCTGTTACTTCAGGAATTAACAGAAACAGAAGAAACTAGGGACTCTTTACTAGGGACTGGGAATAAGGAAGACAAAGAAAATAACCCATGCCCCATGCCCAATCCCGATGTCGAATTACTCCAGGCCTTTGCGCACGAAGTTCGTACACCTTTGACAACTATTCGCACCATGACGCGCCTATTGTTGAAGCGGCGGGACTTAGCCCCCAGTGTCATCAATCGCTTAGAAATTATCGATCGCGAGTGCAGTGAGCAAATTGACCGCATGGAGTTACTGTTTAAAGCAGCAGAATTGGAAACTTCTGCCCCAGTAAAATCCTCAAAAACTCAACTCACGCCGATGTCTTTAGATCAAGTGTTGCAACAAAGTATTCCCCGTTGGGAACAAGCAGCACAGCGGCGTAACTTAACTTTAAATGTTGTTTTACCCCAACAACTGCCAACTGTGGTCAGTAATCCCAGTATGCTGGATCGGGTACTCACCGGTTTGATCGAGAATTTTACTCGCAGTTTACCCCCTGGTAGCCACATTCAAGTACAAGTTATTCCGGCTGGAGATCAACTGAAGTTACAATTATCGCCACAATTCTTGTGCAAAGATACAAATAAATTTGCTACACCAGCAACGCCGCCAATTCGCAAAGCCCTTGGTCAACTGCTGATGTTCCAACCGGAAACAGGTACTATTAGTTTGAATATGGCTGCAACCAAGCATTTGTTTCAGGCGATCGGTGGCAAACTGATTGTTCGTCAGCGTCCACACTATGGGGAAGTATTGACGATTTTCCTCCCCTTAGAAGTTAGCAGCAATCAGCAAAAATTAGGCATTAAAAGTTAG